A section of the Bombina bombina isolate aBomBom1 unplaced genomic scaffold, aBomBom1.pri scaffold_1776, whole genome shotgun sequence genome encodes:
- the CUNH13orf46 gene encoding uncharacterized protein C13orf46 homolog produces the protein MIPPNKLSSTRRTSSSSAVPPTSPHLPQYPLRLLIFRSTPCVSSSSAVPPASPHLPQYPPHLLSFRSSPPRLFIFRSTRRTFSASAVPPASPHLPQYPPHLLSFRSTTPHVSSSSAVPPASPHLPQYPPRLLIFHSTPRVSSASAVPPRLLSFRSTPRVSIFRSTPPRLHLPQYPPHFLSFRSTPRVSSSAVPAAPPQLLQYPPASPQLLQYPPASPQLLQYPLHLLSLRSTRRTSSASAVPSHVLSYISAPTSPQLQQYLHTSSAISVPPTSPQLQQYLHTSSAISVPPLLLSFSSTFTRPQLYQCPHFSSVSPVPSHVLSYISAPAPPQLQQYLHTSSAISVPPLLLSFSSTFTRPQLYQCPRTSSASAVPSHVLSYISAPHFSSASAVPTHVLSYISAPTSPQLQQYLHTSSAISVPPLLLSFSSTFTRPQLYQCPHFSSASAVPSHVLSYISAPHFSSASAVPSHVLSYISAPHFSSASAVPSHLLSYISAPHFSSASAVPSHLLSYISAPHFSSASAVPSHVLSYISAPHFSSASAVPSHVLSYISDPTSPQLQQYLHTSSVISVPPTSPQLQQYLHTSSVISVPPTSPPLQQYLHTSSAISVPPTSPPLQQYLHTSSAISVPPHLLSFSSTFICPQLYQSPHFSSASAVPSHVLSYISDPHFSQALLRALAPTQLHKRSQTFLGAHALPQLYKYVS, from the coding sequence ATGATTCCTCCCAATAAGCTCAGCAGTACCCGCCGCACCTCCTCATCTTCCGCAGTACCCCCCACGTCTCCTCATCTTCCGCAGTACCCCCTGCGTCTCCTCATCTTCCGCAGTACCCCCTGCGTCTCCTCATCTTCCGCAGTACCCCCTGCGTCTCCTCATCTTCCGCAGTACCCGCCGCACCTCCTCAGCTTCCGCAGTTCCCCCCCGCGTCTCTTCATCTTCCGCAGTACCCGCCGCACCTTCTCAGCTTCCGCAGTACCCCCCGCGTCTCCTCATCTTCCGCAGTACCCGCCGCACCTCCTCAGCTTCCGCAGTACCACCCCCCACGTCTCCTCATCTTCCGCAGTACCCCCTGCGTCTCCTCATCTTCCGCAGTACCCCCCGCGTCTCCTCATCTTCCACAGTACCCCCCGCGTCTCCTCAGCTTCCGCAGTACCCCCGCGTCTCCTCAGCTTCCGCAGTACCCCCCGCGTCTCCATCTTCCGCAGTACCCCCCCGCGTCTCCATCTTCCGCAGTACCCGCCGCACTTTCTCAGCTTCCGCAGTACCCCCCGCGTCTCATCTTCTGCAGTACCCGCCGCACCTCCTCAGCTTCTGCAGTACCCCCCCGCGTCTCCTCAGCTTCTGCAGTACCCCCCCGCGTCTCCTCAGCTTCTGCAGTACCCGCTGCACCTCCTCAGCTTACGCAGTACCCGCCGCACCTCCTCAGCTTCAGCAGTACCTTCACACGTCCTCAGCTATATCAGTGCCCCCACTTCTCCTCAGCTTCAGCAGTACCTTCACACGTCCTCAGCTATATCAGTGCCCCCCACTTCTCCTCAGCTTCAGCAGTACCTACACACGTCCTCAGCTATATCAGTGCCCCCACTTCTCCTCAGCTTCAGCAGTACCTTCACACGTCCTCAGCTATATCAGTGCCCCCACTTCTCCTCAGTTTCACCAGTACCTTCACACGTCCTCAGCTATATCAGTGCCCCCGCACCTCCTCAGCTTCAGCAGTACCTTCACACGTCCTCAGCTATATCAGTGCCCCCACTTCTCCTCAGCTTCAGCAGCACCTTCACACGTCCTCAGCTATATCAGTGCCCCCGCACCTCCTCAGCTTCAGCAGTACCTTCACACGTCCTCAGCTATATCAGTGCCCCCCACTTCTCCTCAGCTTCAGCAGTACCTACACACGTCCTCAGCTATATCAGTGCCCCCACTTCTCCTCAGCTTCAGCAGTACCTTCACACGTCCTCAGCTATATCAGTGCCCCCACTTCTCCTCAGCTTCAGCAGTACCTTCACACGTCCTCAGCTATATCAGTGCCCCCACTTCTCCTCAGCTTCAGCAGTACCTTCACACGTCCTCAGCTATATCAGTGCCCCCCACTTCTCCTCAGCTTCAGCAGTACCTTCACACGTCCTCAGCTATATCAGTGCCCCCCACTTCTCCTCAGCTTCAGCAGTACCTTCACACCTCCTCAGCTATATCAGTGCCCCCCACTTCTCCTCAGCTTCAGCAGTACCTTCACACCTCCTCAGCTATATCAGTGCCCCCCACTTCTCCTCAGCTTCAGCAGTACCTTCACACGTCCTCAGCTATATCAGTGCCCCCCACTTCTCCTCAGCTTCAGCAGTACCTTCACACGTCCTCAGTTATATCAGTGACCCCACTTCTCCTCAGCTTCAGCAGTACCTACACACGTCCTCAGTTATATCAGTGCCCCCCACTTCTCCTCAGCTTCAGCAGTACCTACACACGTCCTCAGTTATATCAGTGCCCCCCACTTCTCCTCCGCTTCAGCAGTACCTACACACGTCCTCAGCTATATCAGTGCCCCCCACTTCTCCTCCGCTTCAGCAGTACCTTCACACGTCCTCAGCTATATCAGTGCCCCCGCACCTCCTCAGCTTCAGCAGTACCTTCATATGTCCTCAGCTATATCAGTCACCCCACTTCTCCTCAGCTTCAGCAGTACCTTCACACGTCCTCAGCTATATCAGTGACCCCCACTTCTCCCAAGCTTTACTTAGAGCCTTAGCACCTACCCAACTACACAAGAGGTCTCAAACCTTCTTGGGTGCACATGCACTGCCTCAGCTATACAAGTATGTGTCTTAG
- the LOC128643741 gene encoding putative uncharacterized protein FLJ45035, with protein MCPTELYDGEMCPTELYDGEMCPTELYDGEMCPTELYDGEMCPTELYDGEMCPTELYDGEMCPTELYDGEICPTELYDGEMCPTELYDGRCVLLNYIMGRCVLLNCMMEMCPTELYDGEMCPTELYDGEMCPTELYDGEMFHNEL; from the coding sequence ATGTGTCCTACTGAACTGTATGATGGGGAGATGTGTCCTACTGAACTGTATGATGGGGAGATGTGTCCTACTGAACTGTATGATGGGGAGATGTGTCCTACTGAACTGTATGATGGGGAGATGTGTCCTACTGAACTGTATGATGGGGAGATGTGTCCTACTGAACTGTATGATGGGGAGATGTGTCCTACTGAACTGTATGATGGGGAGATATGTCCTACTGAACTGTATGATGGGGAGATGTGTCCTACTGAACTGTATGATGGGAGATGTGTCCTACTGAACTATATAATGGGGAGATGTGTCCTACTGAACTGTATGATGGAGATGTGTCCTACTGAACTGTATGATGGGGAGATGTGTCCTACTGAACTGTATGATGGGGAGATGTGTCCTACTGAACTGTATGATGGGGAGATGTTTCATAATGAACTCTAA
- the LOC128643744 gene encoding zinc finger protein 384: protein MSPPARFVTSPGNIFANYLLSLCVIPKTKHLCHSGRIHTKVHSAVSKPHKCPHCSKTFANGSYLAQHVRIHSGAKPYSCSYCQKAFRQLSHLQQHTRIHTGDRPYKCVHPGCDKAFTQLSNLQSHRRQHNKDKPFKCHNCHRAYTDSSALDVHMSTHTVKHARVYTCSICSRAYTSETYLMKHMRKHNAPDVPQQASPSQVLTSQAHYTPVSQAQAPDGPQCSFDMNPFKTDHHKNLCLTVSTSTIQVEHLASS, encoded by the exons ATGTCCCCTCCCGCACGCTTTGTCACTTCTCCTGGTAACATATTTGCCAACTACCTGCTGAGTCTGTGTGTGATCCCAAAGACCAAACACCTGTGTCATTCCGGCAGGATCCATACGAAGGTGCATAGTGCTGTATCCAAACCCCACAAGTGTCCGCACTGCTCCAAAACCTTCGCCAACGGCTCCTACTTGGCCCAGCACGTGCGCATCCACTCGGGGGCCAAGCCGTACAGCTGCAGCTACTGCCAGAAGGCCTTCCGCCAGCTCTCTCACCTCCAGCAGCACACACG AATTCACACTGGAGACCGCCCCTATAAATGCGTTCATCCGGGCTGTGACAAGGCATTCACCCAGCTGTCTAACCTGCAG TCTCATCGGCGACAGCATAATAAAGACAAGCCATTCAAGTGCCATAACTGTCATCGAGCATATACGGACTCGTCTGCCCTGGATGTTCACATGTCAACTCACACAGTAAAGCATGCCAGGGTTTACACCTGCTCCATCTGCAGTCGAGCATACACCTCA GAGACATATCTGATGAAGCATATGAGAAAGCACAATGCACCAGATGTTCCGCAGCAAGCATCTCCCTCACAGGTCCTGACTTCTCAGGCACATTACACCCCAGTTTCTCAAGCCCAGGCACCTGATGGGCCTCAGTGCTCCTTTGACATGAATCCCTTCAAGACTGATCATCACAAAAACTTATGTTTGACTGTGTCCACCAGCACCATACAAGTGGAACATTTGGCTAGTTCTTAA